Proteins from a genomic interval of uncultured Desulfuromusa sp.:
- a CDS encoding TatD family hydrolase codes for MARDFLNRMCHAEFRLYIRLFLSLLLRFCYHVLMFSLVDTHIHLDAPELKGYGLDLLPRALQGGISRFIVPGVRVSGWGGMSALAENSESVYLAPGLHPVYADQWNSQAEQTLLEIVQQRKVVAIGEIGLDAVDGPSMKQQEKVLKAQLQIALEMNLPVLMHSRQTTGKLLDVLRECGIGRKTGGIWHAFTSSLPVAEELVDMGFKIGVGPILLRENARKLPQAVKALPASALVLETDLPDMAEKPEVLLQVAEKIAELRGCPVREVAEFTTENAEQLFRFQD; via the coding sequence ATGGCACGGGATTTTCTTAACCGGATGTGCCATGCGGAATTTAGACTGTACATTCGACTTTTTCTATCTCTTCTCCTCCGCTTTTGCTACCATGTTCTGATGTTCTCACTGGTTGATACCCATATTCACCTTGATGCCCCTGAACTGAAGGGTTATGGCTTGGATTTGCTTCCCCGGGCATTGCAAGGTGGAATCAGTCGCTTTATCGTCCCGGGGGTTCGGGTCAGTGGTTGGGGCGGGATGTCGGCTCTGGCGGAAAACTCTGAAAGCGTGTATCTTGCGCCGGGTTTGCATCCTGTTTACGCTGACCAGTGGAACTCTCAAGCGGAACAGACATTGCTGGAGATCGTTCAGCAGCGCAAGGTTGTTGCCATCGGTGAGATAGGGCTGGATGCCGTGGATGGTCCGTCAATGAAACAGCAGGAAAAGGTGCTCAAGGCCCAATTACAGATAGCTCTTGAGATGAACCTCCCGGTGTTGATGCACTCTCGACAGACGACGGGAAAGCTTCTGGATGTTTTGCGTGAATGTGGTATCGGGAGAAAAACAGGTGGGATCTGGCATGCGTTTACGTCGAGTCTCCCCGTGGCAGAAGAGCTTGTCGATATGGGATTCAAAATAGGAGTCGGGCCTATACTGTTGCGGGAAAATGCTCGTAAATTGCCGCAGGCTGTAAAGGCTTTGCCCGCTTCAGCCCTTGTTCTTGAGACGGATTTACCCGATATGGCTGAGAAGCCCGAAGTGTTACTGCAGGTTGCGGAAAAGATCGCTGAACTGCGTGGCTGTCCCGTACGAGAGGTTGCAGAGTTTACCACAGAAAACGCCGAGCAGTTATTTCGGTTTCAGGATTAA
- a CDS encoding YhdH/YhfP family quinone oxidoreductase, whose translation METEFKALLVEQPEKKVFTRSVVTRSVDDLPAGELVVKVHYSSLNFKDALSAVGNPGVTRNFPHTPGIDAAGEVVSCADGSFQPGDKVIVTSYDLGMETDGGFGQLIRVPVQWALKLPQGLDLQESMMLGTAGLTAALSVLQLVENSVTPEQGPVLVTGATGGVGSLAVAILAKIGFKVTAVTGKLEEADYLKGLGADAVISRETLLTGNERPMLKTTWAGVVDCVGGEMLAAAIKSTQYDGVVTCCGLVGSIDLNVSVFPFILRGVRLIGIDSAECSMERRTRAWQKLATEWKLDNLAGMVDEVTLDGLEEKIQTMLKGGLKRRALVNLLNS comes from the coding sequence ATGGAAACAGAATTCAAAGCTTTACTGGTGGAGCAGCCTGAGAAAAAAGTTTTTACACGTTCAGTGGTTACCCGCTCCGTTGATGACTTGCCTGCCGGTGAGTTGGTGGTCAAAGTGCATTACTCTTCCCTGAATTTTAAGGATGCTCTTTCTGCTGTCGGAAATCCGGGGGTGACGCGGAATTTCCCACATACTCCCGGTATTGATGCTGCAGGAGAAGTGGTCTCCTGCGCTGATGGATCTTTCCAGCCCGGTGATAAGGTTATTGTCACCAGCTATGATCTGGGGATGGAGACTGACGGGGGATTTGGGCAGTTGATTCGAGTCCCGGTTCAATGGGCGTTGAAGCTGCCGCAAGGTCTGGATTTACAAGAGAGTATGATGCTCGGGACAGCAGGGTTAACGGCGGCTTTGTCGGTCCTGCAGCTGGTTGAGAATAGTGTGACTCCTGAACAAGGACCAGTGCTGGTCACCGGAGCAACCGGTGGTGTCGGTAGCTTGGCTGTGGCGATTCTGGCAAAAATAGGTTTTAAGGTCACGGCAGTCACGGGCAAGCTTGAAGAAGCAGACTATCTGAAGGGGTTGGGTGCCGATGCTGTCATCAGTCGAGAAACTCTCCTGACCGGTAACGAACGGCCGATGCTGAAAACCACCTGGGCGGGTGTTGTTGATTGTGTTGGTGGCGAGATGCTTGCTGCGGCAATCAAGTCGACGCAATATGATGGAGTTGTGACTTGTTGTGGCCTGGTCGGGTCAATTGATCTGAATGTCAGTGTTTTTCCCTTTATCCTCCGCGGGGTGAGGTTGATTGGTATCGATTCTGCTGAGTGTTCAATGGAACGAAGAACCAGAGCCTGGCAAAAGTTGGCAACTGAATGGAAACTGGATAACCTTGCAGGAATGGTTGATGAGGTTACCCTTGATGGCCTGGAAGAAAAAATTCAGACGATGCTCAAGGGCGGGTTGAAACGACGGGCCCTGGTGAATTTGCTGAATAGCTAG
- a CDS encoding helix-turn-helix domain-containing protein: MDKITHYRCTVSVTLDVIGGKWKSLILWQLSFKTLRFSQLQRRLSKVTQKMLTQQLRELERDGLIHRKVYAEVPPRVEYSLTEMGQSVVPILQLMYQWGKDYLTTTEQIAEDNCTIDQASSVH; the protein is encoded by the coding sequence ATGGACAAAATCACACATTATCGCTGTACTGTCTCTGTCACTCTGGATGTGATTGGCGGCAAATGGAAGTCGTTGATTCTCTGGCAGTTAAGCTTTAAAACGCTACGTTTCAGCCAGCTGCAACGGCGTCTATCCAAAGTCACCCAGAAAATGCTCACCCAGCAACTCCGGGAGTTGGAACGGGACGGCCTCATTCATCGAAAAGTTTACGCAGAAGTTCCCCCACGAGTTGAATACTCATTGACGGAAATGGGGCAGAGCGTCGTACCGATCCTGCAGCTGATGTACCAGTGGGGCAAAGACTATCTCACCACAACAGAACAAATTGCAGAAGATAATTGTACAATAGATCAGGCCTCATCCGTCCATTAG
- a CDS encoding class I SAM-dependent methyltransferase → MPNIEAFEKYSDAYDDWFEKNPEAYAVELKAVRQLLPSVEAKGLEVGIGSGKFAVPLGIKVGVEPSIRMASKAEKLGLEVYPGVAEELPFPADQFDFVLMVTTICFVDDVVKSFQEAFRVLVPGGCILVGFVDMESELGQKYLQNRHKSRFYQQATFFSTQQVLDHLKTANFEVAEIKQTLIPEDTEKTVFDGFGQGAFVVVKAKKET, encoded by the coding sequence ATGCCTAATATTGAAGCGTTTGAAAAATATAGTGATGCTTATGATGACTGGTTTGAAAAAAACCCGGAAGCCTATGCTGTAGAATTGAAAGCTGTCAGGCAGCTGCTTCCATCGGTTGAAGCTAAAGGGTTGGAAGTCGGTATTGGTTCCGGAAAGTTTGCTGTTCCTCTGGGGATCAAGGTTGGTGTGGAGCCCTCAATACGAATGGCGAGTAAGGCTGAGAAATTGGGGTTGGAGGTCTATCCCGGTGTGGCAGAGGAGCTGCCATTTCCTGCAGATCAATTTGATTTTGTGCTGATGGTGACAACAATTTGTTTTGTTGACGACGTGGTGAAATCTTTCCAGGAGGCATTCCGTGTCCTCGTTCCGGGCGGTTGTATCCTGGTTGGCTTTGTTGATATGGAAAGTGAACTGGGACAGAAGTATCTGCAAAATCGTCATAAGAGCAGGTTTTATCAGCAGGCAACTTTCTTTTCGACTCAGCAGGTTCTGGATCACTTGAAAACGGCAAATTTTGAGGTCGCTGAGATTAAACAAACCCTGATTCCCGAAGATACGGAAAAAACCGTTTTTGATGGTTTTGGACAGGGGGCTTTTGTGGTGGTCAAGGCAAAAAAAGAGACATGA